From Pseudodesulfovibrio sp. S3, the proteins below share one genomic window:
- a CDS encoding NifB/NifX family molybdenum-iron cluster-binding protein has translation MEKILIPLLGKELAPRFDLAPEVLIVSVTRETSVMGKISERTVKLDEPSSETMYKLIISETIQTILCAGIEKEVYEFLKRKGITVIDNICGAVDPVLEAYLVHRLTPGHNYF, from the coding sequence ATGGAAAAAATACTTATCCCGCTCCTTGGCAAGGAATTGGCCCCCCGCTTCGACCTGGCACCAGAGGTGCTCATCGTCTCTGTCACCAGGGAAACCAGTGTCATGGGCAAGATCAGCGAACGAACCGTCAAACTCGATGAACCGTCATCCGAAACCATGTACAAACTGATCATATCGGAAACCATCCAAACCATCCTCTGCGCCGGCATCGAAAAAGAAGTCTACGAATTCCTGAAACGCAAAGGAATCACTGTGATAGACAACATCTGCGGAGCGGTTGACCCGGTGCTGGAAGCCTACCTCGTCCACAGGCTCACCCCAGGACACAACTACTTTTAG
- a CDS encoding ABC transporter ATP-binding protein, whose protein sequence is MPMKSAVLREGEQMRLQDVALFFRRSGRFAFGRNKQLRKSRNFWALRGINLSLYQGESLGLVGRNGSGKSTLSRVCAGVLVPDRGRVQSNGSVHLLALGVGFRPELTGRENVLVSGILLGLSRREVLEQMDAIEAFAQLGDFMDEPLGTYSSGMRSRLGFAVSTAIRPDTLILDEVLSTGDESFRLRAEARMEELRAESGAVMVVSHNVGQVKRLCSRALWLEQGTVLMDGKADQVLDAYSDFCTGPEGWLKSHPELLERINSSGDLG, encoded by the coding sequence ATGCCGATGAAATCCGCCGTACTCCGCGAGGGAGAACAGATGCGGCTGCAAGATGTGGCCTTGTTTTTTCGGCGCAGTGGCCGTTTTGCTTTCGGGCGCAACAAGCAATTGCGGAAATCCCGTAATTTCTGGGCCCTGCGTGGCATCAATCTGTCGCTGTACCAGGGCGAGTCCCTCGGGCTGGTCGGTCGTAACGGCTCTGGCAAGAGCACGTTGTCCAGAGTCTGCGCCGGGGTGCTCGTACCGGACCGTGGGCGTGTGCAAAGCAACGGGTCCGTGCATCTCCTCGCCCTTGGTGTCGGGTTCCGGCCGGAATTGACCGGCAGGGAAAACGTTCTTGTCAGCGGGATTCTTCTCGGCCTGTCGAGGCGGGAGGTTCTGGAACAGATGGACGCCATCGAGGCGTTCGCCCAACTCGGAGATTTCATGGACGAACCGTTGGGCACCTATTCCAGCGGTATGCGCAGTCGCCTCGGGTTTGCCGTGTCAACGGCCATACGGCCGGATACGCTTATCCTGGATGAAGTCCTGTCTACTGGAGACGAGTCGTTCCGGTTGCGGGCCGAGGCGCGTATGGAAGAACTGCGGGCCGAGTCCGGCGCGGTCATGGTGGTTTCGCATAATGTCGGGCAGGTGAAGCGACTGTGTTCGCGTGCTCTCTGGCTTGAGCAGGGCACGGTCCTGATGGACGGGAAAGCGGATCAGGTGCTCGACGCATACTCCGACTTCTGCACCGGTCCGGAAGGCTGGCTGAAGAGCCATCCGGAGCTGCTGGAACGTATCAACTCCTCCGGTGACCTGGGGTGA
- a CDS encoding sulfotransferase, whose translation MHEVALIGGFSSSGSALLMHLLSREKGHPCLPETWLFALGQYLLDYSGLDYKCEDLRLSLLRLDTRAKLQEAPGMEHKAVDEILSAYRDSFAFAQDRLSVPECLFIEKAPENVFAFDVYLARYPEARVVVTSRDSLGVLQSLMRRGISMHDACLIWFGHAYAVCELMRKNPNLVFHCPYSLLTADSFFDDQLSPIPHVPGSLLTRTLLSRHVMCATGC comes from the coding sequence ATGCATGAAGTAGCACTGATCGGAGGTTTTTCGTCGAGCGGGTCGGCGTTGCTCATGCATTTGCTGAGCAGGGAGAAGGGTCATCCCTGTCTGCCTGAGACCTGGTTGTTTGCCCTCGGCCAGTACCTGTTGGATTATAGTGGTCTTGATTACAAGTGCGAGGATTTGCGTTTGTCTCTTCTCAGGTTGGACACCAGGGCGAAGTTGCAAGAAGCCCCTGGGATGGAGCATAAGGCTGTTGACGAGATTCTTTCTGCCTACCGGGACTCATTTGCTTTTGCGCAGGACAGGTTGAGTGTGCCGGAATGTCTGTTCATTGAAAAAGCACCTGAGAACGTGTTTGCCTTCGACGTATATCTGGCACGGTACCCCGAAGCCAGGGTGGTGGTCACGAGTCGGGATTCCCTCGGGGTGCTCCAATCGCTGATGCGGCGGGGTATTTCAATGCATGATGCCTGTCTCATTTGGTTCGGGCATGCGTATGCCGTTTGCGAGTTGATGCGCAAAAATCCTAATCTGGTTTTCCATTGTCCATACTCGCTGCTGACGGCGGACTCCTTTTTTGATGACCAGCTTTCCCCCATTCCCCATGTCCCAGGCTCTTTGTTGACGCGGACTCTTCTCTCCAGACATGTCATGTGTGCGACCGGGTGTTGA
- a CDS encoding CBS domain-containing protein: MKVKDLMTPVGDYLTLGADATLGEAVVALKEGKHRDIFILDGSGDFIGVLTMTDILTALEPNYKKLSKKDLDTDILSNRVVAEQFKEFNLWADTLSNICARGVEIKVADAMHVPEASHYIDENNDLEHGLHMYMVGTPQPLIVRDKGTITGVLRLSDIFNELTNQMRACALGK; the protein is encoded by the coding sequence ATGAAAGTCAAAGACCTGATGACCCCGGTAGGCGACTACCTGACACTCGGAGCCGATGCAACGCTCGGCGAAGCGGTTGTCGCCTTGAAAGAAGGTAAACACCGGGACATCTTCATTCTGGATGGAAGCGGAGACTTTATCGGCGTACTGACCATGACCGACATTCTCACTGCTCTGGAACCCAACTACAAAAAACTCAGCAAAAAAGATCTGGACACCGACATCCTGTCCAATCGCGTTGTTGCCGAGCAATTCAAGGAATTCAACCTGTGGGCCGACACCCTGTCCAACATCTGTGCCAGAGGCGTTGAAATAAAAGTCGCCGATGCCATGCACGTTCCCGAGGCAAGTCATTACATAGATGAAAATAATGACCTTGAACATGGTCTGCATATGTATATGGTAGGAACGCCCCAGCCTCTTATCGTTCGGGACAAGGGTACAATAACCGGAGTTCTCAGGTTGTCGGACATTTTCAACGAGCTCACCAACCAGATGCGCGCCTGCGCCTTGGGCAAATAG
- a CDS encoding glycosyltransferase encodes MTGISNAIVLGVHSFATPHYKTGIQFIAEGLARRGVSVDYVSVPSSPFDVFGKERRRRMGRVWGRMGRSPVLHPEKRLYEFAFPALFPVHRLFVPGSFMLGAVSGSASGWFASRRYDLCVHDVGPTMVYMPLVQAQRHILRLNDAPRGMDDLPGSLVRDLEHRLGQGFYDRVWAVSEPLAAHAQRLAPDTPVDCIPNGFDAELFGCPADRTGRKPGTRAVYLGNRTAWLDVQLLRQAAALLPDWEFNCVGAGFAGESDRDNLRFLPPVSHTEVPELLAGYDVGLLPYRDDAAHMACVRRPLKFYEYVAAGLGVACADVGGLRKGLEGWALFGTTPEEFAGAVVGSEQAIRAVPPERRAAFLKDNAWNVRLDQMFGTLNMVRAEG; translated from the coding sequence ATGACCGGAATCTCCAACGCCATTGTTTTGGGCGTACATTCCTTTGCCACGCCACATTACAAGACAGGTATCCAGTTTATTGCCGAAGGGCTGGCCCGCAGGGGGGTGTCCGTGGATTACGTGTCCGTGCCGTCTTCGCCTTTTGATGTGTTCGGCAAGGAGCGCCGCCGTCGCATGGGGCGGGTCTGGGGGCGCATGGGACGTTCGCCCGTGCTTCATCCTGAAAAAAGGCTGTACGAATTCGCCTTTCCTGCACTCTTTCCCGTGCACCGGCTTTTCGTGCCCGGCTCCTTCATGCTTGGCGCAGTGAGCGGATCGGCGTCTGGCTGGTTCGCCTCCCGGCGATACGATTTGTGTGTGCATGACGTCGGGCCGACCATGGTCTACATGCCTTTGGTGCAGGCACAGCGCCACATCCTGCGTTTGAACGACGCACCCCGTGGGATGGACGACTTGCCCGGCTCGCTGGTTCGTGATCTGGAGCATCGGTTGGGCCAGGGATTTTACGACCGAGTATGGGCGGTTTCCGAGCCTTTGGCGGCCCATGCGCAGCGGCTTGCGCCGGATACGCCTGTGGATTGCATTCCCAACGGCTTCGATGCCGAGCTGTTCGGTTGCCCGGCAGACAGGACGGGGCGTAAACCCGGCACCAGGGCCGTATATCTCGGCAACCGGACCGCATGGCTCGACGTGCAGCTCCTCCGGCAGGCCGCCGCATTGCTGCCCGATTGGGAATTTAATTGTGTCGGCGCGGGGTTCGCAGGAGAGTCGGATCGGGATAACCTTCGGTTCCTGCCACCCGTTTCCCATACGGAAGTCCCTGAGTTGCTTGCCGGATATGATGTCGGTCTGCTGCCGTATCGGGACGACGCCGCGCACATGGCCTGCGTCCGGCGGCCGCTCAAGTTTTATGAGTATGTGGCTGCCGGGTTGGGGGTGGCCTGTGCCGACGTCGGCGGGTTGCGCAAGGGACTGGAGGGCTGGGCTTTGTTCGGTACGACACCCGAGGAATTCGCCGGGGCCGTGGTCGGGAGCGAACAGGCGATCAGGGCGGTGCCGCCGGAAAGACGTGCGGCGTTCCTGAAGGACAATGCATGGAACGTCAGGCTGGACCAGATGTTCGGAACGCTGAATATGGTCAGGGCCGAAGGTTGA
- a CDS encoding ABC transporter permease — translation MLHLTKTLFDYREAAGVLARVNLKTTVATTRLGWLWWIFDPLVMMGIYYFMVKIVFDRGGDGYHLFALTGIVSWQYFAKTIQLTATTLHRNKQLLTHTKVPLEVFTVVPLLIQTFFALIGYGIIVVWNAQGMTVNVLYLFPILFVMGLFAMAFGAIMSICVVFLPDASKFIDYGLRAGFFITPILYPASRIAESGRIPELMKDILALNPMMWAITQLRNVILYRTPLDLGSFVLWLVAGMIALQLAMVVLRMNRQNVMKHL, via the coding sequence ATGCTGCATCTGACCAAGACATTGTTCGACTACAGGGAGGCCGCAGGCGTCCTTGCCAGGGTCAACCTGAAGACCACCGTGGCCACCACCCGGTTGGGGTGGTTGTGGTGGATATTCGACCCGCTGGTCATGATGGGCATTTATTATTTCATGGTGAAGATCGTTTTCGACAGGGGAGGGGATGGGTATCATCTCTTTGCCCTGACCGGCATCGTTTCCTGGCAGTACTTTGCAAAGACCATCCAGTTGACTGCCACGACCCTGCACCGGAACAAGCAGTTGTTGACCCATACCAAGGTCCCGCTGGAGGTGTTCACGGTTGTTCCGCTCTTGATCCAGACGTTTTTTGCCCTGATCGGGTATGGAATCATCGTGGTCTGGAATGCCCAGGGGATGACCGTCAACGTTCTGTATCTGTTTCCGATTCTGTTCGTCATGGGGCTTTTCGCCATGGCCTTCGGCGCTATCATGTCCATCTGTGTGGTTTTTTTGCCCGATGCCAGCAAGTTCATCGATTACGGTCTGCGGGCCGGATTTTTTATTACCCCTATTCTCTATCCTGCGTCGAGGATTGCCGAGAGCGGGAGAATCCCCGAACTGATGAAGGATATCCTGGCCCTGAATCCGATGATGTGGGCCATTACCCAGTTGCGCAACGTCATTCTCTACCGGACTCCGCTCGATCTCGGCAGTTTTGTCCTATGGCTGGTCGCCGGAATGATCGCGCTCCAGTTGGCCATGGTTGTGTTGCGCATGAATCGTCAAAACGTCATGAAACATTTGTAA
- the asnB gene encoding asparagine synthase (glutamine-hydrolyzing) has protein sequence MCGIGGLFRPGGEGLTGYHEAILERLMENMHLRGPDGSGLTVRGEVGLAHTRLAIIDVNERAGQPMESEDWVLSCNGEIYNYRAIKEELVGRYEFRTTSDTEVLLMALQEWGMDTALGKCAGMFAFLAYNKRERVLYAARDRLGIKPLLMALLDDGTFCFASSAGAIVKATPDIDWQVFKPALASFFVLGAPFTRTTVYDRIERVSPAHYVRCLPDGTFETVKYWEPRYRPGFTMDDMVSVVREYQVSDVKSALFLSGGVDSTFLAAAMDSLDCFHLTSPETRYAKNAAKVFGRKFVCVTPDLADYETDVERVIGLHGEPLMSCGIPNSVTRELHAKGYKMAISANGADELFHGYYRTLSPEYTPDYLPFHERRTYRFLNQQLAHLFRNSDHFRIEELQGYIPTLREIGNEILDKLSLPDFSVSANHRWLELMTYVLFDLNPTLDAASMANSVEVRVPFLDHRIVEGVLSWPAERLITTKYGRKSPMKEYLAQYFPMAFFNRPKLGFSIFSDLLGDIEVLGTKALAAGMETGFITVQGKGEDGNARDRKYLGLCCFSYEKWKQSLNYV, from the coding sequence ATGTGCGGAATAGGCGGTCTTTTCAGGCCGGGCGGTGAGGGCCTGACCGGCTACCATGAGGCGATACTTGAACGGCTCATGGAAAACATGCACCTGCGCGGTCCCGACGGCTCGGGGCTGACCGTCAGGGGAGAGGTCGGCCTGGCGCATACCCGACTTGCCATCATCGATGTCAACGAACGCGCCGGTCAGCCCATGGAATCTGAAGATTGGGTTCTGTCCTGCAACGGCGAGATTTACAACTACCGGGCCATCAAGGAAGAGCTTGTCGGACGGTACGAATTCAGGACCACCTCGGACACCGAGGTGCTGCTCATGGCCCTGCAGGAGTGGGGCATGGACACGGCCCTCGGAAAGTGCGCCGGGATGTTTGCCTTCCTCGCCTACAATAAGCGGGAGCGGGTGTTGTATGCCGCACGGGATCGGCTGGGTATAAAGCCGCTGCTTATGGCGTTGCTGGATGACGGCACGTTTTGTTTCGCTTCGAGTGCCGGGGCCATTGTCAAGGCCACGCCGGACATTGACTGGCAGGTCTTCAAACCCGCCCTGGCATCATTTTTCGTCCTCGGCGCGCCCTTTACCCGAACCACGGTCTATGACCGGATAGAGCGGGTCAGCCCCGCCCATTATGTGCGCTGCCTGCCGGACGGCACTTTCGAGACGGTCAAGTACTGGGAGCCTCGATACCGGCCGGGTTTTACCATGGACGACATGGTCTCCGTGGTCCGGGAGTATCAGGTTTCGGACGTGAAATCGGCCTTGTTCCTGAGCGGCGGGGTGGATTCCACCTTTCTGGCGGCAGCCATGGACAGCCTGGATTGTTTTCATCTGACTTCGCCGGAAACCCGGTACGCGAAAAACGCGGCAAAGGTCTTTGGCCGGAAATTTGTCTGCGTCACGCCGGATCTTGCCGACTACGAGACCGATGTCGAGCGGGTCATCGGTCTGCACGGCGAACCGCTGATGAGTTGCGGCATTCCCAATTCCGTGACCAGGGAGCTTCATGCAAAAGGGTATAAAATGGCCATCAGCGCCAACGGGGCCGATGAGCTGTTTCACGGATATTACCGGACGCTGTCACCTGAATATACACCGGATTATCTGCCTTTTCATGAACGGCGGACCTACAGGTTCCTGAATCAGCAGTTGGCGCATCTTTTTCGAAACAGTGACCATTTCCGTATTGAGGAACTGCAGGGGTATATCCCCACGCTCCGGGAGATCGGCAATGAAATCCTGGACAAGCTCTCCCTGCCGGATTTTTCCGTTTCGGCCAACCATCGCTGGCTGGAGCTGATGACCTATGTTCTTTTTGATCTGAACCCCACCCTTGACGCCGCCTCCATGGCCAACAGCGTCGAGGTCCGTGTGCCGTTCCTGGATCACCGTATCGTGGAGGGCGTCCTGTCCTGGCCTGCCGAGCGGTTGATAACAACCAAGTACGGACGCAAGTCGCCCATGAAGGAGTATCTGGCGCAATACTTTCCCATGGCCTTTTTCAACAGGCCCAAGCTCGGATTCAGTATCTTCAGTGATCTGCTTGGAGATATCGAGGTCTTGGGCACAAAGGCCCTGGCCGCTGGAATGGAAACGGGGTTCATTACTGTCCAAGGCAAGGGTGAAGATGGAAATGCGCGTGACAGGAAATACCTTGGGCTATGTTGTTTTTCGTATGAAAAGTGGAAACAGTCTCTCAATTATGTATAA
- a CDS encoding sigma 54-interacting transcriptional regulator: protein MPVADPAALITNLTSKGGLAELLDTLPLGVAIMDKKGTLLAVNKRYESLIGVERNTVLGIRCLHALRCEFCMKDCPIMTGWKDKQSHTVETNIVNRAREKVPVHLTLAPLLGDKGTIRAIVETVSSGSDHVLDEIGSGASGLGELVGRSPQVRKIFAMTPSIAQTDSPVLITGETGTGKDMLAEEIHNESDRDGPFVKVNCGALPEPLLESELFGHAKHALPGADHAKPGRLRMAHGGTLFFTEIGELPLALQTKLLAYMDDHTVRPMGSTKVIHTDVRIMAASHYDLEERVRRKRFRQDLLYRLNVIRLNLPPLRERGEDLLLLQDHFLKMFQARYGKKVDRFSTNVDTLLKSYAFPGNVRELRNLIEYAVNFCDSNVIRMRHLPGYMLHGPDLPEKLAVPATLNPHTPGEVRSVPPERWEDVQRKMILDALVKANGRKTQAAALLGWGRSTLWRKMKHFGIE from the coding sequence ATGCCCGTTGCAGACCCCGCCGCACTCATCACGAACCTGACCAGCAAAGGTGGACTGGCCGAGCTGCTCGACACCCTCCCGCTGGGGGTGGCCATCATGGATAAAAAGGGCACCCTGCTCGCCGTGAACAAAAGGTATGAATCCCTGATCGGAGTTGAAAGAAACACTGTGCTCGGCATCCGGTGCCTGCACGCCCTGCGTTGCGAATTCTGCATGAAAGACTGCCCGATCATGACAGGATGGAAAGACAAACAGTCCCATACCGTGGAGACGAACATCGTCAACCGGGCCAGGGAAAAAGTGCCCGTTCATCTCACGTTGGCCCCCCTTCTCGGTGACAAGGGGACTATTCGAGCCATTGTGGAAACAGTGAGCTCCGGCAGCGACCACGTTCTTGATGAAATAGGCAGCGGTGCCAGCGGGCTGGGAGAACTGGTGGGCCGAAGCCCCCAGGTGCGCAAGATTTTCGCCATGACGCCCTCCATTGCCCAGACCGATTCACCGGTACTCATCACCGGCGAAACCGGCACAGGCAAGGACATGCTGGCCGAGGAAATCCATAACGAGTCCGATCGGGACGGCCCCTTCGTAAAAGTCAACTGCGGAGCCCTGCCCGAGCCGTTGCTGGAATCCGAACTCTTCGGTCATGCCAAGCATGCCCTGCCCGGTGCAGACCACGCCAAACCGGGCCGGTTGCGCATGGCCCACGGCGGAACCCTCTTTTTCACGGAAATCGGCGAATTGCCGCTTGCCCTCCAGACCAAGCTCCTCGCATACATGGACGACCACACCGTCCGCCCCATGGGGTCGACCAAAGTCATCCACACAGACGTTCGCATCATGGCCGCCAGTCATTACGATCTGGAAGAAAGAGTTCGTCGGAAACGATTCCGCCAAGACCTTCTCTACCGGCTCAACGTCATCCGGCTGAACCTGCCGCCCTTGCGGGAACGGGGCGAAGACCTGCTTCTGCTCCAGGATCACTTCCTGAAGATGTTCCAGGCCCGATACGGGAAAAAAGTGGATCGGTTCTCCACGAACGTGGACACGCTGCTCAAGTCCTACGCCTTTCCCGGAAACGTTCGCGAACTCAGGAACCTGATAGAATACGCCGTCAATTTCTGCGACAGCAACGTCATCCGAATGCGCCACCTTCCGGGCTACATGCTGCACGGCCCGGACCTGCCGGAAAAGCTCGCCGTGCCCGCGACCCTGAATCCGCACACCCCAGGCGAGGTTCGCTCCGTCCCCCCTGAACGATGGGAAGACGTGCAGCGCAAGATGATCCTCGACGCACTGGTCAAGGCCAACGGCAGGAAAACGCAGGCCGCCGCGCTCCTGGGCTGGGGCCGCTCGACCCTGTGGCGCAAGATGAAACACTTCGGCATCGAATAG
- a CDS encoding transferase: MEKLEALFDHITSRVNVNLKPMGIDVRPILQNAIPRERHLLYYAFYALTEDHPISFKFSNSNLAGTYFLGKTQVDRSVVYKSNVRGDELKRKGDMVEFNGVKTKLFYDEVIRIINCFLVKTLVHNNSKNPETPEVFRILNTVAMHYSNIHGTTTEGVYLGAFATADLSVMHNCVLGDFSYVQAGDLSRVTIEPGRVWIKSGDLFEFNYVFPEGVIEQYVKLDENGQLTGKFIEYVDEFKEDFVPIYSTVCAPEVDMHIPESTYVSPYAVIKGDCEIGENGLIVQRAHVENSYIGKGSNAQENCYIKNSIYEGNNVTAHGGKVIWTKNGKNVFVGFNSFVHGTEEYPITIGRDSIIMPHTIIDAEEEITIPDNSAVWGYVTRQADLATQCVNLDDLAKATDMSLGNATFKGDGQAFVDAFRHRINHIREENGADFDGSENTRGHAQKTQAACFNILQPFQTGPDAGMYPTMIIGD, translated from the coding sequence ATGGAAAAACTTGAAGCTCTCTTTGATCACATCACGTCCCGGGTAAACGTCAACTTGAAACCAATGGGCATTGACGTCCGCCCCATTTTGCAAAACGCCATCCCAAGAGAGCGCCATCTGCTCTATTACGCGTTCTACGCATTGACCGAAGACCATCCCATCAGCTTCAAATTCAGCAATTCCAACCTCGCAGGAACCTATTTTCTCGGCAAAACACAGGTTGACCGCTCCGTAGTGTACAAATCAAACGTGCGCGGTGACGAACTCAAGCGCAAGGGCGACATGGTGGAATTCAACGGCGTCAAAACCAAACTATTCTACGATGAAGTCATCCGCATCATCAACTGCTTCCTGGTCAAGACCCTGGTGCACAACAACTCCAAAAACCCGGAAACACCCGAGGTTTTCCGCATCCTGAACACCGTTGCCATGCACTACTCCAACATCCACGGCACCACTACCGAAGGTGTCTATCTCGGCGCGTTCGCCACAGCCGACCTGTCCGTCATGCACAACTGCGTGCTCGGCGATTTCTCCTACGTCCAGGCCGGGGATCTCTCCCGCGTGACCATTGAGCCAGGCCGCGTCTGGATTAAATCCGGTGACCTGTTCGAGTTCAACTACGTTTTCCCCGAAGGCGTGATCGAACAATATGTCAAGCTCGATGAAAACGGCCAACTGACCGGAAAATTCATCGAATACGTAGACGAGTTCAAAGAAGACTTCGTACCGATCTACTCAACGGTATGCGCCCCTGAAGTGGACATGCATATTCCTGAATCCACCTATGTTTCACCATACGCCGTTATAAAGGGCGACTGCGAGATCGGCGAAAACGGACTCATCGTGCAGCGCGCCCACGTGGAAAATTCATACATAGGCAAAGGCTCCAACGCCCAGGAAAACTGCTACATCAAAAACTCCATTTACGAAGGCAACAACGTTACCGCCCATGGCGGCAAGGTCATCTGGACCAAGAACGGCAAGAATGTCTTCGTGGGGTTCAACTCCTTTGTCCACGGCACCGAAGAGTACCCCATCACCATCGGGCGCGACTCCATCATCATGCCGCACACCATCATCGATGCCGAGGAAGAGATCACGATTCCCGACAATTCGGCAGTATGGGGCTATGTCACCAGACAGGCCGACCTCGCCACCCAATGCGTGAATCTGGACGATCTCGCCAAGGCCACCGACATGTCCTTGGGCAACGCCACTTTCAAGGGAGACGGTCAGGCGTTCGTTGATGCATTCAGACACCGTATCAACCATATCCGTGAAGAAAACGGTGCGGATTTCGACGGGAGCGAGAATACTCGCGGACATGCCCAGAAGACGCAAGCCGCATGTTTCAACATCCTTCAACCCTTCCAGACAGGACCGGATGCAGGCATGTATCCGACCATGATTATTGGCGATTAA
- a CDS encoding SLC13 family permease, with the protein METAHIAKPAFDWKRLIFLLTGITLFAIVYSSPAWPDAVDPMGEHFPLSPEAKGAIAVFLLAGTWWVFEVVPIGVTSLMIGILQVMFLIRPAKVAFKDFMDPSVLFIFASIMIGLVFTKTGLTKRLAYKMLDIVGERTSMIYLGVFVVTAALTHIMAHTAVAATIYPLLLAIYALYGEGDRPTKFGKGLFIGMAYVAGAGSIVTLLGAARGAVAIGFYKEIVNVDIGFFELTYYMAPIGWAMTFLLWGFFMVVCKPEKDRIPGLREKARELNAKMGSLTRDEIMAAIIVAVVIIIMSLRAFVPALKAVDKTAIILCSSVLFFIFKILDLKDLEDIPWNIILLFAGAMSIGFCLWETGAAKWMAVNWLVMFQNAHWFVFVMSIAFFVMIMTNFIMNVAAIAISLPVALVIAPYLGVAPEVILYASLVMAGMPFLLLVGAAPNAIAYDSGQFTTGEFFGWGIPASLLLMVVVGIAVLVIWPLMGMPITLPTGG; encoded by the coding sequence ATGGAGACTGCACACATCGCAAAACCCGCATTCGACTGGAAACGTTTAATATTTCTTCTCACCGGCATAACGTTGTTCGCCATAGTCTACTCCAGTCCGGCCTGGCCGGACGCGGTCGACCCCATGGGAGAACATTTCCCTCTGTCGCCGGAAGCCAAGGGCGCCATCGCCGTGTTCCTGCTGGCAGGCACATGGTGGGTCTTCGAGGTCGTGCCCATCGGCGTCACCTCGCTCATGATCGGCATCCTGCAGGTCATGTTCCTGATCCGCCCGGCCAAGGTAGCCTTCAAGGACTTCATGGACCCATCCGTCCTGTTCATCTTCGCCTCCATCATGATCGGCCTGGTTTTCACAAAAACCGGCCTGACCAAACGGTTGGCCTACAAGATGCTCGACATCGTGGGTGAACGCACTTCGATGATCTATCTCGGCGTGTTCGTGGTCACCGCCGCCCTGACGCACATCATGGCGCATACGGCGGTCGCAGCCACCATCTACCCGCTGCTGCTCGCCATCTATGCCTTGTACGGCGAAGGGGACAGACCTACCAAATTCGGCAAGGGGCTGTTCATCGGCATGGCCTATGTGGCCGGAGCCGGTTCCATCGTCACCCTGCTCGGCGCAGCACGCGGTGCTGTCGCCATCGGTTTCTACAAGGAAATCGTCAACGTGGACATCGGCTTCTTCGAACTGACCTACTACATGGCCCCCATCGGCTGGGCCATGACCTTCCTGCTCTGGGGCTTCTTCATGGTCGTATGCAAACCTGAAAAGGACCGCATTCCCGGCCTGCGCGAAAAAGCCCGCGAACTCAACGCCAAAATGGGCAGCCTGACCCGTGACGAAATCATGGCCGCCATCATCGTTGCCGTCGTCATCATCATCATGTCCCTGCGCGCCTTCGTGCCGGCCCTCAAGGCAGTAGACAAGACCGCCATCATCCTGTGCTCCTCGGTACTCTTCTTCATCTTCAAGATACTTGATCTCAAGGACCTGGAAGACATCCCGTGGAACATCATCCTGCTCTTTGCCGGAGCCATGTCCATCGGCTTCTGTCTCTGGGAGACCGGTGCCGCAAAATGGATGGCGGTCAACTGGCTGGTCATGTTCCAGAACGCACACTGGTTCGTCTTTGTCATGTCCATCGCCTTCTTCGTCATGATCATGACCAACTTCATAATGAACGTGGCGGCCATAGCCATCTCATTGCCCGTGGCCCTGGTCATCGCGCCCTACCTCGGCGTGGCACCGGAAGTCATCCTTTACGCTTCCCTGGTCATGGCCGGTATGCCCTTCCTGCTGCTGGTAGGTGCGGCGCCCAATGCCATTGCCTACGATTCCGGACAGTTCACCACCGGCGAGTTCTTCGGATGGGGCATTCCTGCATCCCTGCTGCTGATGGTTGTGGTGGGCATCGCCGTCCTCGTCATCTGGCCGCTGATGGGCATGCCCATCACCCTCCCGACTGGAGGCTAG